One genomic window of Paeniglutamicibacter sp. Y32M11 includes the following:
- a CDS encoding amino-acid N-acetyltransferase: MESITIRRAKTSDVKSIRELVKPLANERVLLEKEAVAYYENLQEFFIADDADGNVIGCGGLHVMWEDIAEVRTLASNEAWRGRGVGRLLLQRLLQEARELGVSRVFCLTFEVDFFIRNGFTVMAEQSAVDPEVYSELLRSTDEGVAEFLDLARVKPNTLGNTRMIINF; encoded by the coding sequence ATGGAATCCATTACCATCAGGCGTGCAAAGACCAGCGACGTGAAAAGCATCCGCGAGCTCGTCAAGCCACTGGCCAACGAACGCGTTCTGCTGGAAAAGGAAGCTGTCGCCTATTACGAGAATTTGCAAGAATTCTTTATTGCCGACGACGCTGACGGCAACGTCATCGGCTGCGGTGGGCTGCACGTCATGTGGGAAGACATCGCCGAGGTTCGTACCCTAGCCTCTAACGAAGCCTGGCGCGGCCGCGGTGTGGGCCGCTTGCTACTGCAGCGATTGCTGCAAGAGGCACGCGAGCTGGGCGTATCTCGGGTCTTCTGCCTGACCTTCGAGGTCGACTTCTTTATCCGCAACGGATTTACCGTGATGGCTGAGCAAAGCGCCGTCGACCCAGAGGTCTATTCGGAACTACTGCGCTCCACCGATGAGGGTGTCGCCGAATTCCTGGATCTCGCGCGAGTGAAGCCCAATACGCTGGGCAACACCCGAATGATCATTAACTTCTAA
- a CDS encoding A/G-specific adenine glycosylase produces MPHPELETIHHKITDWYALNARALPWRSSSVSPWAVMVSEFMLQQTPVIRVLPVWETWMKRWPTPAALAAEPVSEALKAWGRLGYPRRALRLHAAATVITDEFDGEVPATQEELLALPGVGTYTAAAIACFAFNVPAVVVDTNIRRVHARLVSGQALPEQSQTAGELALAARLMPTVSSSAGADARLANAWNIAVMELGALVCTARSPRCEDCPVINQCAWIAAGRPEPHYKPKGQPWHGTDRQVRGAMMAVLRHAPAPVQRADLLGTVDLTAASRAAIELNPAREASQEHRAWVELHALEAQAEQRVRALDSLLADGLALAGPTGIALPH; encoded by the coding sequence GTGCCGCACCCCGAGTTGGAGACCATCCACCACAAAATCACCGACTGGTACGCACTGAACGCACGTGCCTTGCCATGGCGCAGCTCCTCGGTGAGCCCGTGGGCCGTGATGGTCTCCGAATTCATGCTGCAACAAACCCCCGTCATCCGCGTACTTCCGGTGTGGGAAACCTGGATGAAACGATGGCCAACCCCCGCGGCACTGGCCGCCGAGCCGGTGTCCGAGGCACTGAAGGCTTGGGGACGGCTGGGCTATCCGCGCAGGGCCCTGCGGCTACACGCTGCGGCAACGGTGATCACCGACGAGTTCGACGGCGAGGTTCCTGCAACGCAGGAAGAGCTCCTGGCTCTGCCGGGAGTCGGAACCTACACGGCCGCGGCCATCGCCTGCTTTGCCTTTAATGTGCCAGCGGTGGTGGTGGATACCAATATCCGTCGGGTTCATGCGCGTCTGGTTAGTGGGCAAGCGTTACCCGAGCAATCCCAGACCGCCGGTGAGCTGGCCCTTGCCGCTCGTCTGATGCCCACTGTCTCATCCTCAGCTGGCGCAGACGCACGACTGGCCAATGCGTGGAACATCGCGGTGATGGAACTCGGCGCCCTGGTCTGTACGGCACGCTCCCCCCGTTGTGAGGATTGCCCGGTCATCAATCAGTGTGCGTGGATCGCTGCGGGGCGACCCGAACCTCATTACAAGCCCAAGGGGCAGCCCTGGCACGGCACCGACCGGCAGGTGCGCGGAGCCATGATGGCGGTATTGCGTCATGCACCTGCCCCTGTTCAACGCGCCGATTTGTTGGGCACCGTGGATCTGACAGCCGCCTCGCGGGCAGCCATCGAGCTGAACCCTGCCCGGGAAGCCTCCCAAGAGCACCGAGCGTGGGTGGAGCTGCACGCGCTGGAAGCGCAGGCCGAACAGCGCGTTCGTGCCCTAGATTCGCTGCTGGCCGACGGATTGGCGCTGGCGGGTCCAACGGGCATAGCACTGCCGCACTGA
- the disA gene encoding DNA integrity scanning diadenylate cyclase DisA → MSKSPEDALRATLARVAPGTELRDGLERILRGRTGALIVLGHDKVVDSICSGGFDINIVFSPTRLRELAKMDGAIVCDKDGSNILRAGVQLVPDHSIATQETGTRHRTAERVAIQTGFPVVSVSQSMHIIALYVQGIRYLLEGSEPVLARGNQALATLERYRSRLDQVTSALSAAEIEAVVTVRDVAAVLQRQEMVRRISEEIAQYVLELGSDGRLLALQLDELSAGLGPGADLLLKDYSNLGTQELDIDAALAKLQSLDSTDLIDLSKFAAILGITPGIDSLEAIVTPKGHRLLAAITSVPRTVADRLVNNFGGLQRLMAANIEDLMAVDGIGDQRARTVREGLSRVAESSLLDRFL, encoded by the coding sequence ATGTCGAAGAGCCCCGAAGATGCGCTGCGCGCCACTCTGGCCCGTGTTGCACCCGGAACGGAGCTGCGGGACGGTCTTGAACGTATCCTGCGCGGGCGCACCGGTGCGCTAATCGTGCTGGGGCACGACAAGGTCGTTGACTCGATCTGTTCGGGAGGTTTTGACATCAACATCGTCTTCTCCCCCACCCGCCTGCGCGAGCTGGCCAAGATGGACGGGGCCATCGTGTGCGATAAGGATGGCTCCAATATCCTGCGCGCCGGGGTGCAGTTGGTTCCTGACCACTCCATTGCCACTCAGGAGACGGGCACCCGACACCGCACCGCCGAACGAGTTGCCATCCAGACCGGGTTCCCCGTCGTCTCAGTTTCGCAATCGATGCATATCATTGCCCTCTACGTCCAAGGCATCCGCTACCTCTTGGAGGGTTCAGAGCCGGTATTGGCCCGCGGCAATCAGGCCCTGGCCACACTGGAACGTTACCGCTCACGCCTGGACCAGGTCACCAGCGCTCTCTCCGCAGCGGAGATCGAAGCCGTGGTGACGGTGCGCGACGTTGCAGCCGTGCTGCAACGTCAAGAAATGGTCCGGCGCATCTCCGAGGAAATCGCCCAGTACGTGCTGGAATTGGGCAGTGACGGGCGCTTGTTGGCCCTACAACTTGATGAGCTCTCCGCGGGGCTGGGTCCGGGCGCGGATCTCTTGCTAAAGGACTACTCAAACCTCGGGACTCAGGAATTGGACATCGACGCGGCGCTGGCAAAGCTCCAAAGTCTGGATTCCACCGACCTGATCGATTTGAGTAAATTCGCTGCAATTCTGGGCATCACCCCCGGCATCGACTCGCTCGAGGCCATCGTGACCCCCAAGGGCCACCGCCTGTTGGCAGCCATCACCTCGGTGCCGCGCACCGTGGCCGACCGGCTGGTGAATAACTTTGGTGGCCTGCAGCGTCTGATGGCGGCAAACATCGAGGATCTGATGGCCGTTGACGGCATCGGTGACCAGCGCGCACGTACGGTGCGTGAGGGGCTCTCCCGTGTCGCGGAGTCCTCACTGCTGGACCGCTTCCTCTAA
- the radA gene encoding DNA repair protein RadA produces MAKSTRTKSSPAYRCAECGWSTVKWVGRCGECQAWGTVEEMGAVTAKTTAATSIAVPAQPIGDVDASAASYRTSGVEELDRVLGGGLVPGAVILLAGEPGVGKSTLLLDVAARAARKDRTVLYITGEESAAQVKVRAERIDAMAATLYLTAETDLGIALGQVEKIDPDLLIIDSVQTLASSEVDGTAGGVSQVREVAASLINAAKRRNMTTILVGHVTKDGSIAGPRLLEHLVDVVCQFDGERHSRLRLLRALKNRYGPTDEVGCFDLTEAGIEGLADPSGLFVTRTKDPVPGTCITVTLEGRRPLVAEVQTLLSRASSAIPRRATSGLDAARTQMILAVLQSRAKMELGGLDSYVATVGGVKLSEPATDLATALALASSMHNHPLPPHFVAFGEVGLAGEVRPVPEIGRRIIEAERLGFRYAMVPASPQPPKNIPDSIRVFTVSSVHEALDIAFEQRVKTGS; encoded by the coding sequence ATGGCAAAGAGCACCCGCACCAAATCCTCCCCCGCTTACCGCTGCGCGGAATGCGGGTGGAGCACCGTGAAATGGGTAGGGCGCTGCGGTGAGTGCCAAGCCTGGGGCACCGTGGAGGAAATGGGTGCCGTCACTGCGAAGACCACTGCCGCCACCAGCATTGCCGTGCCGGCCCAGCCCATCGGCGACGTTGATGCATCCGCCGCCTCCTATCGCACCAGTGGCGTGGAGGAATTGGACCGGGTACTGGGTGGAGGACTGGTTCCCGGAGCCGTGATTTTACTGGCAGGAGAACCCGGCGTAGGTAAATCCACGCTGCTGCTCGATGTTGCTGCCCGCGCAGCCCGTAAGGACCGCACCGTCCTGTACATCACCGGGGAAGAATCCGCCGCGCAGGTGAAGGTTCGCGCGGAACGCATCGATGCCATGGCGGCCACGCTCTACCTCACCGCCGAAACCGATCTGGGTATTGCACTGGGCCAGGTGGAAAAGATCGACCCGGACCTACTGATCATTGACTCGGTCCAAACCCTCGCCTCGAGCGAGGTCGATGGGACGGCCGGCGGCGTTTCTCAGGTGCGCGAGGTCGCCGCCTCCCTGATCAACGCGGCCAAACGCCGGAACATGACCACCATCCTGGTTGGGCATGTCACCAAGGACGGATCAATCGCCGGACCGCGGCTGCTTGAGCACTTGGTGGACGTCGTCTGCCAATTCGACGGCGAGCGCCATTCCCGCCTGCGCCTCCTGCGTGCGCTAAAAAACCGTTACGGGCCCACCGACGAGGTTGGATGCTTTGATCTGACCGAGGCAGGTATCGAGGGCTTGGCAGATCCCTCAGGGCTCTTTGTCACCCGCACCAAGGATCCAGTTCCAGGAACCTGCATCACCGTCACCCTCGAGGGTCGTCGCCCGCTGGTGGCCGAAGTACAGACACTGCTCTCGCGGGCCAGCAGCGCTATCCCCCGCAGAGCCACCAGCGGCTTGGATGCCGCGCGAACCCAGATGATTCTGGCGGTGCTCCAGTCGCGGGCCAAGATGGAGCTCGGGGGTTTGGATTCCTACGTGGCTACGGTCGGCGGGGTCAAGCTCAGCGAGCCCGCCACCGATCTGGCCACCGCACTTGCCCTTGCCTCCTCGATGCACAATCACCCATTGCCGCCGCACTTTGTGGCCTTCGGTGAGGTCGGGCTGGCCGGCGAGGTGCGTCCGGTTCCCGAAATCGGGCGGCGCATCATCGAGGCCGAGCGGCTGGGATTCCGCTATGCCATGGTCCCCGCATCCCCACAACCTCCGAAGAACATCCCAGACTCAATTCGGGTCTTTACCGTTTCCTCGGTACACGAGGCTCTGGACATCGCCTTCGAACAGCGCGTCAAAACAGGGTCCTGA
- a CDS encoding aromatic acid exporter family protein, which produces MSIGSSAGGAWTFVMRRNRVGVRRVGTSFPKIIQMTASAVLAYWIAEELLGHVDPIFAATSGLLVLGFGTATTVRRSMEVAIGCTLGVAVGDLLLTLLGSGLWQAALVLFLSLMIARFLDSGPIFSTQLGLQSVLVVLLPIGAAGPFSRSIDAVIGSLCGLLIMMIFPRDPRRTPTAELGKLLAELAGILHECGRAVGASDTTLAFHALVRARGTQRLMDSLPTALNMAREVATLAPAHRRHRSDLDRLKITAEKTDLAVRNSRVLARRLATVITHGALTDNGVESVSSLLTELSEATNALGYAVLETKESGYRKAMGRARRELAECAAQLDPTSLQVSGLQGEGMVLLLRPLVIDLLEATGTSHEEAVALLPRL; this is translated from the coding sequence ATGAGTATCGGATCATCAGCCGGCGGCGCGTGGACGTTCGTCATGCGCCGCAATCGCGTTGGCGTGCGCCGGGTGGGGACTTCTTTCCCCAAGATCATTCAAATGACTGCCTCCGCGGTACTCGCCTACTGGATCGCCGAGGAGTTACTGGGGCACGTCGACCCGATCTTTGCCGCGACCAGCGGTCTACTGGTGTTGGGATTCGGTACGGCGACCACCGTGCGCCGCTCCATGGAGGTCGCCATTGGCTGCACCCTGGGCGTAGCGGTGGGCGATTTGTTGCTCACGCTGCTCGGGAGCGGTCTATGGCAGGCAGCCCTAGTTCTTTTCCTGTCACTGATGATTGCCAGGTTCCTGGATTCGGGCCCCATCTTCTCTACCCAACTCGGCCTACAGTCGGTACTCGTGGTTCTGCTGCCCATCGGGGCCGCTGGCCCGTTTAGCCGTTCCATCGACGCGGTGATCGGTTCGCTGTGTGGCCTGTTAATCATGATGATTTTCCCCCGCGATCCGCGCCGCACCCCCACGGCCGAGCTGGGCAAACTATTAGCCGAACTCGCCGGCATCTTGCACGAATGCGGACGCGCGGTGGGCGCCTCAGACACCACCTTGGCATTCCACGCACTGGTCCGCGCCCGCGGAACCCAGCGGCTTATGGACTCGTTACCAACAGCCCTGAACATGGCCCGAGAGGTGGCCACACTAGCCCCGGCGCACCGCCGACACCGATCGGACCTGGACCGGCTGAAGATAACTGCGGAGAAGACCGACTTAGCGGTACGTAACTCCCGGGTCTTGGCCCGGAGGCTGGCCACAGTGATCACTCATGGCGCCCTGACCGATAACGGGGTCGAATCCGTCTCAAGCCTGTTGACCGAACTGTCTGAGGCCACCAATGCCCTGGGCTATGCGGTGCTGGAGACTAAGGAATCCGGATACCGCAAGGCAATGGGGCGGGCCCGGCGCGAGCTTGCCGAATGTGCCGCCCAGCTGGACCCCACGAGCCTCCAGGTCAGCGGTCTGCAGGGCGAGGGCATGGTGTTGCTGCTACGCCCGCTGGTGATCGACCTCTTGGAGGCCACCGGCACCAGCCATGAGGAAGCCGTCGCCTTGTTGCCGCGCCTGTAG
- the pstS gene encoding phosphate ABC transporter substrate-binding protein PstS, whose translation MKLHRIGSAAAVLTVAALALTACGSDSPTATAGTDASTSGSAGGAVTGTLTGSGASSQKSAMEAWKAGFEAANAGTMVQYSPDGSGAGRKAFLAGGAQFAGSDAYLKDEEIESSKEVCGPDGAFNVPAYVSPIAVAFNLPGVETLNLDAATIAKIFKLEITKWNDPAIAATNEGVSLPDTAITVVHRNDESGTTENFVEYLAATAKDVWDYEVSGDWPKDLASENAKGTSGVVATTTATEGAITYADFSAVGDLGTVNVKVGDDFTKISADAAAKGVEAATPVKDRGALDMSLDLKRDTTESGSYPIILVSYHVFCSTYKDQATADLVKSFGEYVLSDAGQTEAAGSAGNAPLSAKMSAAAIKSVEQITVAK comes from the coding sequence GTGAAGCTTCATCGCATCGGCAGCGCGGCTGCAGTTCTTACCGTCGCCGCACTGGCCCTGACTGCCTGTGGTTCTGATAGCCCGACCGCCACCGCCGGCACGGATGCCTCCACTAGCGGCTCCGCAGGTGGCGCAGTCACCGGCACGCTGACCGGCAGCGGAGCTTCCTCGCAGAAGTCCGCCATGGAAGCCTGGAAGGCCGGCTTCGAAGCCGCCAACGCCGGCACCATGGTCCAGTACTCCCCGGATGGATCCGGCGCAGGCCGCAAGGCCTTCCTCGCAGGCGGCGCACAGTTCGCTGGCTCGGATGCCTACCTGAAGGACGAAGAGATCGAGTCCTCCAAGGAAGTTTGCGGTCCGGACGGCGCCTTCAACGTTCCTGCCTATGTTTCCCCGATTGCGGTTGCTTTCAACCTGCCGGGCGTAGAAACCCTGAACCTTGATGCGGCTACCATCGCCAAGATCTTCAAGCTCGAAATCACCAAGTGGAATGATCCGGCCATCGCCGCGACCAACGAAGGCGTGAGCCTTCCGGACACCGCCATCACCGTGGTGCACCGCAATGACGAGTCGGGAACCACCGAGAACTTCGTTGAATACCTTGCCGCTACCGCCAAGGATGTCTGGGACTACGAGGTCTCCGGCGACTGGCCCAAGGATCTCGCCAGCGAAAACGCCAAGGGCACCTCCGGCGTTGTGGCAACAACCACCGCCACCGAGGGTGCAATCACCTACGCAGACTTCTCCGCAGTGGGCGATCTGGGTACCGTGAACGTCAAGGTCGGCGACGACTTCACCAAGATTTCCGCAGATGCGGCAGCCAAGGGCGTCGAGGCAGCCACCCCGGTCAAGGACCGCGGCGCACTGGACATGTCCCTGGACCTGAAGCGCGACACCACCGAGTCGGGTTCCTACCCGATCATCCTGGTTTCCTACCACGTGTTCTGCTCCACCTACAAGGATCAGGCCACCGCTGATCTGGTCAAGAGCTTCGGCGAGTACGTCCTCTCCGACGCCGGCCAGACGGAAGCAGCAGGCTCCGCAGGCAACGCTCCGCTCTCGGCCAAGATGAGCGCAGCGGCCATCAAGTCCGTCGAGCAGATCACTGTCGCCAAGTAA